The following proteins come from a genomic window of Mycobacterium sp. DL:
- a CDS encoding transglutaminase-like domain-containing protein, with the protein MSDTSNESSFLETTGFLDWQHDDVQRFTEDAVGDVRDPVQKARLIFTAVRDRIWYDPYSTDDDPEHYRASYVATASRAYCIPKAVLLTAAARAAGIPARLGFADVRNHLQTTTLRARMGGTDVFVYHGYSELQLNNRWVKATPAFNAELCARFGVPPIDFDGHTDALLHAYDGGGSQHMEYLNDRGWYHDLPFTDIVTELHHRYGPLMAGAGAQRDAFSQEL; encoded by the coding sequence GTGAGCGACACTTCAAACGAATCGAGTTTCCTGGAGACAACTGGGTTCCTCGATTGGCAGCACGACGATGTACAGCGCTTCACCGAGGACGCGGTCGGTGACGTTCGTGACCCTGTGCAGAAGGCGAGGTTGATCTTCACCGCTGTGCGGGACAGGATTTGGTACGATCCCTATAGCACCGACGACGATCCCGAGCATTATCGGGCGAGCTATGTAGCGACAGCGTCGAGGGCGTATTGCATACCGAAGGCGGTGCTGCTGACCGCGGCAGCTCGTGCGGCGGGCATTCCGGCCCGGCTCGGATTCGCGGACGTGCGCAACCATCTGCAGACCACCACATTGCGTGCCCGGATGGGAGGTACCGACGTGTTCGTCTACCACGGATATAGCGAATTACAACTCAACAACCGCTGGGTGAAGGCCACTCCGGCGTTCAATGCCGAGCTCTGCGCGCGATTCGGTGTACCTCCGATCGACTTCGACGGCCACACCGATGCGCTCCTCCATGCCTACGACGGTGGGGGAAGCCAACACATGGAGTACCTCAACGACCGCGGTTGGTACCACGATCTCCCCTTCACCGACATCGTTACAGAGTTGCATCACCGGTACGGCCCGCTCATGGCTGGCGCTGGAGCCCAGCGTGACGCCTTCTCCCAGGAGTTGTGA